Sequence from the Solea senegalensis isolate Sse05_10M linkage group LG1, IFAPA_SoseM_1, whole genome shotgun sequence genome:
GCAGGTAGAGGAAAGCAGGAGGCAGGGGAAgatcacatttttgtttgaatagAGTCTGCAGAGCTCAGCACTTGGAACCCCCGCCGGCTCAGGGTAGTGCAGCATGCGGAGAGGATGCCACAAGAAACAAGCTATAGCCTGCACCACTGCAGTTCTTAAATATCAGGGTTAAAAACACTTATAACCTTTCTGATCAGTTTACTAAATATGGAGACAAAATGATTTGTTGAGATACAGTGGAAGGTTTTTTCCATAGCTCAGTACAAAATGACTTCATCAGCACAGAGACTGCTATTTCTTACTCCACCCTTCTATCCATTacttccctctgtctctctctattttCTGCTGTTGTTCATTCAAAAGGCAGCAAGTTTGTCCCAAGGGCCATTCTTGTGGACCTGGAGCCAGGAACCATGGATTCCGTTCGCTCTGGGCCATTTGGACAACTTTTCAGGCCTGACAACTTTGTCTTTGGTGAGCGGACATTAATTCGTCGCCGTGCGTATACAGTttaataggtgtgtgtgtgtgtacgtcagCAGCTGCGGACTACCATGTCCTATGAAGGTGAGTTTCTCCTAGGAGTACTGCAGAGTACTGTGTGTTGGGAACACGCAGTACTCTGCAGCATCTCTGCGCTGCATTGTCCACATGCAGCGGTGTCAGGCTGAGTAAGCTGTAATGGTGACTCagcgaaaaaaacaacaacaatctgctCGGCAATACTGCAGCAGTGCTGATTACAAATGAGGATGCAGGAGCAAAAGACTGCAGCAATGGATGGCTAGTGATTTCTGCTtaccaagaaaacacacaaagaggaattgtctgtcttttttattacatataaaaagtatttcaaggtccagtgtgtaacatttagggggTTGTAAACTACCAGAGgcaaaaaagaacaacattctTCCTGGGATGCAAAAGCCACTGTGGTTCCCTGATGCccgagggagagggaggggcaaGGGGAGGAGTCCTCCACCAACCACCATGCTGGACCTTAAGGGTCACAGTTCATCATGTTTAGTCCTTAATAATTTGTAAAGTATGTCTTAGCAGAAAGCAGTGCAATAATCTGTCAAATTTGTTGTtaaattttcaaaaaatacagGTCAAAGTGGAGCGGGAAACAACTGGGCCAAAGGTCACTACACTGAGGGAGCTGAGCTGGTCGACTCCGTTCTGGACGTGGTGAGGAAGGAGTCCGAGAACTGCGACTGCCTGCAGGGCTTCCAGCTCACGCACTCTCTGGGTGGAGGCACAGGCTCAGGGATGGGCACGCTGCTCATCAGCAAGATACGCGAGGAGTATCCCGACCGCATCATGAACACCTTCAGCGTCATGCCCTCCCCGAAGGTGTCCGACACTGTGGTGGAGCCGTACAACGCCACTCTTTCTGTCCACCAGCTTGTGGAAAACACAGACGAGACCTTCAGCATCGACAATGAGGCCCTGTACGACATTTGCTTTCGCACCCTGAAGCTGACCACACCCACCTATGGAGACCTCAACCACCTAGTGTCAGCCACCATGAGCGGTGTGACCACCTGTCTCCGCTTCCCCGGCCAGCTAAATGCTGACCTCCGTAAGCTGGCCGTCAACATGGTGCCCTTCCCTCGCTTGCATTTCTTCATGCCGGGCTTTGCCCCTCTCACAAGCCGAGGCAGTCAGCAGTACCGTGCCCTCTCTGTGCCAGAGCTCACACAACAAATGTTTGACGCCAAGAACATGATGGCAGCCTGTGACCCCCGTCACGGACGCTACCTCACTGTGGCGGCCATCTTCCGGGGCCGCATGTCGATGAAGGAGGTGGACGAGCAGATGCTGAGCGTGCAAAACAAGAACAGCAGCTACTTCGTCGAGTGGATCCCAAACAATGTCAAGACCGCCGTCTGCGACATCCCGCCCCGCGGCCTCAAGATGTCGGCCACTTTCATTGGCAACAGCACAGCCATCCAGGAGCTGTTCAGGAGGATCTCGGAGCAGTTCACGGCCATGTTCCGCCGCAAGGCCTTCCTCCACTGGTACACCGGAGAGGGAATGGACGAGATGGAgttcacagaggcagagagcaaCATGAACGACCTGGTGTCAGAGTATCAGCAGTACCAGGACGCCACAGCGGACGAGATGGGCGAATACGAAGAGGATGAAATAGAGGATGAGGAAGACGTCCGCCATGATGTTCGCCACTGATTCTAATAACACTGATTACAGTGACCTGgcatttttgaatgaattccCTAAGTCCCCGCCAATAGTAATTGTTGCTGGGCAGCCAAAACCACGCTAGTGATGCAGGTGTTCGACTACATATTGCATTGTGCGGAACATGATGAAATACAGTATAGCTGTTAAGCAAATCGACAAATACACTgcatatagaaaaaaaaaaagcacgacTGGTGTCACAATTAAAACATGTGCAACTGTTATATTGTGTGGTTTTCAAAGTCACGTTTTTGCCAGTGTCGAAGAAGTAGTATGGTCTTGTCCTaaatatttttgtaacattCTCTTCAATGTGCACTCACTCCCTCAAGTCTCTAATAAAACATCCACTCCTCTCATTACGGCACATCATGTCTTTATTTGATACACAGGTTAAGTCTAAACTCATCACAATCTGCGGGAGACTCTCAACTTATCTCATGGAAAGaccaaaacaataatgaaaaacaattgatCAAGGTGTTTCCTGTGTATGACAATGGCTTTGTATCCTTCCTCATTTATGGGAAACACACTGTATCATAGGCtctgtagtttattttaaatagcTCTCACATTAAgtgtatttgaaaaaaacatcactgcaGTTTGAGAAAGTGCTTAAGTGAAATCTCTGGGAAAGTCTCTGGGTAAGTAGCAGCAGCAAACAAGTCACACAGTCCTAAAGAAGCGAG
This genomic interval carries:
- the LOC122782687 gene encoding tubulin beta chain-like isoform X1, translating into MREIVHIQAGQCGNQIGAKFWEVISDEHGIDPTGTYQGDSELQLERINVYYNEASGRTGSKFVPRAILVDLEPGTMDSVRSGPFGQLFRPDNFVFGQSGAGNNWAKGHYTEGAELVDSVLDVVRKESENCDCLQGFQLTHSLGGGTGSGMGTLLISKIREEYPDRIMNTFSVMPSPKVSDTVVEPYNATLSVHQLVENTDETFSIDNEALYDICFRTLKLTTPTYGDLNHLVSATMSGVTTCLRFPGQLNADLRKLAVNMVPFPRLHFFMPGFAPLTSRGSQQYRALSVPELTQQMFDAKNMMAACDPRHGRYLTVAAIFRGRMSMKEVDEQMLSVQNKNSSYFVEWIPNNVKTAVCDIPPRGLKMSATFIGNSTAIQELFRRISEQFTAMFRRKAFLHWYTGEGMDEMEFTEAESNMNDLVSEYQQYQDATADEMGEYEEDEIEDEEDVRHDVRH
- the LOC122782687 gene encoding tubulin beta-2A chain-like isoform X2, whose amino-acid sequence is MREIVHIQAGQCGNQIGAKFWEVISDEHGIDPTGTYQGDSELQLERINVYYNEASGSKFVPRAILVDLEPGTMDSVRSGPFGQLFRPDNFVFGQSGAGNNWAKGHYTEGAELVDSVLDVVRKESENCDCLQGFQLTHSLGGGTGSGMGTLLISKIREEYPDRIMNTFSVMPSPKVSDTVVEPYNATLSVHQLVENTDETFSIDNEALYDICFRTLKLTTPTYGDLNHLVSATMSGVTTCLRFPGQLNADLRKLAVNMVPFPRLHFFMPGFAPLTSRGSQQYRALSVPELTQQMFDAKNMMAACDPRHGRYLTVAAIFRGRMSMKEVDEQMLSVQNKNSSYFVEWIPNNVKTAVCDIPPRGLKMSATFIGNSTAIQELFRRISEQFTAMFRRKAFLHWYTGEGMDEMEFTEAESNMNDLVSEYQQYQDATADEMGEYEEDEIEDEEDVRHDVRH